The following proteins are encoded in a genomic region of Pseudomonas leptonychotis:
- a CDS encoding DUF1931 family protein, whose amino-acid sequence MGLELTSLSSRMNVALERKSVAAEGAVPSSETDQQALRDSLRVSLSELGKARSAAAQKNRDIDERSLPDVLKDLLKMIRELKAQIEAKKAELKEVMSDQSLDPETKRMKIEALQGELASLQGALSSANATLIKTMREQDLSDQQMQEVASLVMK is encoded by the coding sequence ATGGGTTTGGAATTGACCAGCTTGAGCAGCCGCATGAACGTCGCGCTGGAGCGCAAGAGCGTGGCGGCCGAAGGCGCTGTGCCGAGCAGCGAGACGGATCAGCAGGCACTGCGTGACAGCCTGCGGGTGAGCTTGTCGGAGCTGGGCAAAGCGCGTTCCGCCGCCGCGCAGAAGAACCGCGACATTGATGAACGCAGCCTGCCGGATGTGCTCAAGGATCTTCTTAAAATGATCCGCGAGCTCAAGGCGCAGATCGAGGCGAAGAAAGCCGAGTTGAAAGAGGTGATGAGTGATCAGAGCCTCGACCCTGAAACTAAACGCATGAAGATCGAAGCGCTGCAGGGCGAACTGGCCTCGCTGCAGGGCGCGTTGAGCAGTGCCAACGCAACGCTGATCAAGACCATGCGCGAGCAGGATCTAAGCGATCAGCAGATGCAGGAAGTGGCCAGCCTGGTCATGAAGTAG
- a CDS encoding IS3 family transposase translates to DYIEMFYNPKRRHGFNNQLSPVEFEKRYFQRLESV, encoded by the coding sequence GATTACATCGAGATGTTCTACAACCCAAAACGCCGACACGGTTTCAACAATCAGCTGTCGCCTGTAGAGTTTGAAAAGCGCTATTTCCAGAGGTTGGAGAGTGTCTAG
- a CDS encoding adenine phosphoribosyltransferase, protein MSFDEFSIKTLIRPVVDFPKPGVIFRDITPLFQSPRALRMVADSFIQRYVEADFSHIGAMDARGFLIGSIIAYELNKPLILFRKQGKLPADVLSESYQTEYGEAKLEVHADSLCEGDKVLIFDDLIATGGTLLAAAQLVRRMGASIIEAAAIIDLPELGGSQKLQDSGIATFALTTFSLTDQ, encoded by the coding sequence ATGAGCTTCGACGAATTCAGCATCAAAACCTTGATCCGACCGGTAGTGGACTTCCCCAAGCCGGGGGTGATCTTTCGCGATATCACCCCGCTGTTTCAGTCGCCACGTGCCCTGCGCATGGTCGCCGACAGTTTTATCCAGCGCTATGTCGAGGCAGACTTCAGCCATATCGGCGCCATGGACGCGCGCGGTTTTCTGATCGGTTCGATCATCGCCTATGAACTGAACAAGCCACTGATTCTGTTCCGCAAGCAGGGCAAGCTACCGGCCGACGTGCTCAGCGAGAGCTATCAAACCGAGTACGGTGAAGCCAAGCTCGAAGTACACGCCGACAGTCTTTGCGAAGGCGATAAAGTGCTGATTTTCGATGACTTGATCGCCACCGGCGGTACCCTACTGGCCGCCGCACAACTGGTTAGGCGCATGGGCGCCAGTATCATTGAGGCCGCCGCGATCATCGATCTGCCTGAACTCGGCGGTTCACAGAAGCTACAGGACAGCGGGATTGCGACTTTCGCCCTAACGACCTTCAGCCTCACTGACCAATAG
- the fnr gene encoding fumarate/nitrate reduction transcriptional regulator Fnr yields the protein MSESTMLHSPHQVHCKDCSLASLCLPLSLNLEDMDALDDIVKRGRPLKKGEFLFRQGDTFNSVFAVRSGALKTFSLSDSGDEQITGFHLPSELVGLSGMDSESYPVSAIALETTSVCEIPFERLDELSVQLPQLRRQLMRVMSREIRDDQQMMLLLSKKTADERIATFLVNLSARFRARGFSANQFRLAMSRNEIGNYLGLAVETVSRVFTRFQQNKLLEAEGKEVHILDPIELCALAGGNLEG from the coding sequence ATGTCCGAAAGCACCATGTTGCATAGCCCACACCAAGTCCATTGCAAGGATTGCAGCCTGGCGAGTTTGTGCCTGCCGCTGTCGCTGAACCTGGAAGACATGGATGCGCTGGATGACATCGTCAAACGTGGCCGCCCCTTGAAAAAAGGCGAGTTCCTGTTTCGTCAGGGCGACACCTTTAACTCTGTCTTCGCCGTGCGCTCCGGGGCGTTGAAAACCTTCAGTCTGAGCGATAGCGGCGATGAACAAATCACCGGCTTTCACCTGCCCAGCGAGCTAGTAGGACTGTCCGGCATGGACAGCGAAAGCTACCCCGTATCGGCGATTGCCCTGGAAACCACCTCGGTGTGCGAAATCCCGTTCGAACGTCTGGATGAGCTGTCGGTGCAACTGCCGCAGCTGCGGCGCCAGCTGATGCGCGTCATGAGCCGAGAGATCCGCGACGATCAGCAGATGATGCTGTTGCTCTCGAAGAAAACCGCCGACGAGCGCATCGCCACCTTCCTGGTCAACCTCTCGGCGCGTTTCCGTGCCCGCGGCTTCTCGGCCAATCAGTTCCGCTTGGCTATGTCACGCAACGAAATAGGTAACTATTTGGGCCTTGCGGTGGAGACCGTTTCACGGGTATTTACCCGTTTCCAACAGAACAAGCTGCTCGAAGCCGAAGGCAAGGAAGTGCATATTCTCGACCCCATCGAGCTGTGCGCCCTGGCCGGCGGCAACCTCGAGGGCTGA
- the hemN gene encoding oxygen-independent coproporphyrinogen III oxidase produces the protein MLNAIQWDSTLIRRYDQAGPRYTSYPTAVQFHERVSQFDLLHALRDSRKALKPLSLYVHIPFCAHICYYCACNKVITKDRGRTQPYLEKLEREVEIISRHLDPQQKVEQLHFGGGTPTFLSHDELRHLMGHLRQHFNLLDDDSGDYSIEIDPREADWSTMGLLRELGFNRVSLGVQDLDPSVQRAVNRLQTLEETRAIVEAARTLQFRSINIDLIYGLPLQTPERFARTVAEVIALQPDRLSLFNYAHLPERFMPQRRINTSDLPNPGDKLAMLQASIEQLSAAGYRYIGMDHFALPDDELASAQEDGSLQRNFQGYTTHGHCDLIGLGVSSISQIGDLYCQNNSDLSKYQDSLAHSELATLRGLHCDADDRLRRAVIQQLICHFQLRFADIEQTYAIDFRSYFADIWPQLQQMASDGLIELTAQGIDVKPAGRLLVRSLCMLFDRYLSELNQQRFSRVI, from the coding sequence ATGCTCAACGCCATCCAGTGGGACAGCACCCTGATCCGCCGCTACGACCAAGCTGGCCCTCGCTACACCTCCTACCCGACCGCCGTGCAATTTCATGAACGGGTTAGCCAGTTCGACCTGCTGCATGCCCTGCGCGACAGCCGCAAGGCCCTAAAGCCGCTGTCGCTGTATGTGCACATCCCGTTCTGCGCGCACATCTGCTACTACTGCGCCTGCAACAAGGTAATCACCAAGGATCGCGGGCGCACCCAGCCCTACCTGGAAAAACTTGAGCGCGAAGTGGAGATTATCAGCCGTCATCTGGACCCGCAACAGAAGGTCGAACAGCTGCATTTTGGCGGCGGCACACCGACCTTTCTTAGCCACGATGAACTGCGTCACCTGATGGGCCACCTGCGCCAGCACTTCAACCTGCTGGATGACGACAGCGGCGACTACAGCATCGAAATCGACCCGCGCGAAGCCGACTGGTCAACAATGGGACTGCTCCGCGAGCTGGGTTTCAACCGCGTCAGCCTGGGCGTGCAAGACCTCGATCCGAGCGTGCAACGGGCAGTGAATCGTCTGCAAACCTTGGAGGAAACCCGCGCCATCGTCGAAGCGGCACGCACCCTGCAATTTCGCTCGATAAACATCGACCTGATCTACGGCCTGCCGCTACAAACCCCGGAGCGTTTCGCCCGCACCGTAGCCGAAGTAATTGCCCTGCAACCGGATCGCCTGTCGCTGTTCAACTACGCCCACTTGCCAGAGCGCTTTATGCCGCAGCGGCGGATCAACACCAGCGACTTGCCCAACCCAGGCGATAAGCTGGCCATGCTGCAGGCCAGCATCGAGCAACTGAGCGCTGCCGGTTACCGTTATATCGGCATGGATCACTTCGCCCTGCCCGACGACGAGTTGGCCAGCGCCCAGGAGGATGGCAGCCTGCAGCGCAACTTCCAGGGTTACACCACCCACGGCCATTGCGACCTGATTGGTCTGGGGGTGTCATCAATCAGCCAGATCGGTGACCTGTACTGCCAGAACAACAGCGACTTGAGCAAATATCAGGACAGCCTCGCGCACAGCGAACTGGCCACATTGCGCGGCCTGCACTGCGACGCCGACGACCGCCTGCGCCGAGCCGTAATTCAGCAGTTGATCTGTCATTTCCAGCTGCGCTTCGCCGACATCGAGCAGACTTATGCCATCGATTTTCGCAGTTACTTTGCCGATATCTGGCCGCAACTGCAGCAGATGGCCAGTGATGGGCTGATTGAACTAACGGCTCAGGGCATCGATGTTAAGCCAGCAGGCCGCCTGCTGGTGCGCTCGCTGTGCATGCTGTTTGATCGCTATCTCAGCGAGTTAAATCAGCAGCGCTTTTCTCGGGTGATTTAA
- a CDS encoding metal-dependent hydrolase, with the protein MTAKPTTPTASFPVRRMDFSFSQGQKFWFAGDPFLSHFMNNLSSLFPYGEKFFVDSVRAVREKVSEPQLKKDISAFIGQEAMHSKEHAAYNDYAAEHDIDLETLELRIKVLLEWVTKITTKKQRLAATCALEHFTATMAEQLLQREDLTTQMNDPKLYQLWMWHAIEENEHKAVCYDVYQKVYGGYFTRVGMMAISTVVFFSVIGWFQLHLLRKDGQLLNWRSWGKGLKMLFGPRNGFLTKLIPSYLDYYRPGFHPFDHDSKALEQRWRQRLGFN; encoded by the coding sequence ATGACAGCCAAACCTACCACCCCAACCGCCAGTTTCCCGGTGCGCCGCATGGACTTCAGCTTTAGCCAAGGCCAGAAATTCTGGTTCGCTGGCGACCCGTTCCTGAGCCACTTTATGAACAACCTGTCGTCGCTGTTCCCCTACGGCGAGAAATTTTTCGTCGACAGCGTGCGGGCTGTACGCGAGAAGGTCAGCGAGCCACAGTTGAAGAAGGACATCAGCGCCTTTATTGGCCAGGAAGCTATGCACTCAAAGGAGCACGCGGCCTACAACGATTACGCAGCCGAGCACGATATCGACCTGGAAACCCTCGAATTACGGATCAAGGTGTTGCTGGAATGGGTGACCAAGATCACCACCAAGAAACAGCGCCTTGCCGCCACCTGCGCGCTGGAACACTTTACCGCGACCATGGCCGAGCAGCTGTTGCAGCGCGAAGACCTAACCACTCAGATGAACGACCCCAAGCTGTATCAGCTGTGGATGTGGCATGCGATCGAGGAGAACGAGCATAAGGCGGTCTGCTACGACGTGTACCAGAAGGTTTATGGCGGCTACTTCACCCGCGTTGGCATGATGGCGATTTCTACGGTGGTGTTCTTCAGCGTGATCGGCTGGTTCCAGCTGCACCTGCTGCGCAAGGATGGTCAGCTATTGAATTGGCGCAGCTGGGGCAAGGGCCTGAAGATGCTATTCGGCCCGCGCAACGGCTTTCTGACCAAGTTGATTCCGTCCTACCTGGACTACTACCGCCCAGGCTTCCACCCTTTCGATCATGACAGCAAAGCGCTGGAACAACGCTGGCGTCAACGCCTGGGCTTCAACTAA